One Cuculus canorus isolate bCucCan1 chromosome 1, bCucCan1.pri, whole genome shotgun sequence DNA segment encodes these proteins:
- the LOC104063811 gene encoding solute carrier family 23 member 1 isoform X3, which yields MGATTAPRWTMLSGAQRKAGTRVTAAAILPTPSRMCPPGTSASCWEFRLPIIQGGTFAFLTPTLAMLSLPKWKCPAWTQNATLVNASSPEFIEVWQTRMREVQGAIIVASCFQIFVGFSGLIGFLMRFIGPLTIAPTITLVALPLFDSAGDEAGQHWGIAFMTISFIVLFSQYLKDVPVPLPSYQRGKRCHVSPVYLFQIFPVLLGLSLSWLLCYVLTVTDVLPADPTAYGHLARTDTRGDVLSQAPWFRLPYPGQWGVPTVSLAGIFGILAGVISSMLESVGDYYACARLSGAPPPPKHAISRGIGVEGIGCLLAGAWGTGNGTTSYSENVGALGITKVGSRMVIIAGACAMLLSGIFGKVGAMLASIPTPVIGGMFLVMFGVITAVGISNLQYTDMNSSRNIFIFGFSVFAGLTVPNWASKNSALLETGIIQLDQVIQVLLTTGMFVGGLLGFILDNTIPGTQEERGLRAWKNSHKGEVDNSRLISKVYDLPFGIGTTYCAVSWFRYLPACPKRLSGGKKMDELKAAGQESNVKASSEKDSEIGADTRI from the exons GTTGCCTATTATTCAAGGAGGGACTTTTGCATTCCTGACACCCACTCTGGCCATGCTGTCTCTCCCTAAGTGGAAATGCCCTGCCTGGACACAGAATGCCACCCTGGTGAATGCCTCTTCACCAGAGTTCATTGAAGTCTGGCAGACACGGATGCGAGAG GTGCAAGGAGCTATCATTGTAGCTTCctgctttcaaatatttgttgGATTTTCTGGCCTGATTGGATTTCTGATGAGGTTCATCGGCCCCCTGACAATTGCCCCCACCATCACCTTGGTTGCACTGCCGCTCTTTGACTCGGCTGGAGATGAggctgggcagcactggggcaTAGCATTCAT GACTATTTCTTTCATAGTCCTATTCTCTCAGTACCtgaaagatgtccctgtgcCACTGCCATCTTACCAGAGAGGCAAGAGGTGCCACGTCTCTCCAGTCTACCTCTTCCAGATCTTCCCG gtgctgctggggctCTCCCTGAGCTGGCTGCTCTGCTATGTGCTGACTGTGACCGACGTCCTCCCTGCGGACCCCACCGCCTATGGCCACCTGGCCCGGACAGACACACGCGGAGATGTTTTGTCCCAGGCTCCCTGGTTTCGGCTGCCTTATCCAG GTCAGTGGGGAGTGCCAACCGTCAGCCTGGCCGGGATATTTGGCATCTTAGCCGGAGTGATTTCCTCCATGCTGGAGTCCGTGGGAGATTACTACGCCTGTGCCCGCCTGTCTGGGGCTCCGCCACCGCCAAAGCATGCCATCAGCCGTGGGATAGGTGTGGAAGGCATTGGCTGCCTCCTGGCCGGGGCctgggggacagggaatggCACCACGTCATACAGCGAGAATGTGGGCGCCTTGGGCATCACCAAG GTAGGGAGTCGAATGGTGATCATTGCTGGTGCCTGTGCCATGCTCCTGAGCGGCATCTTTGGGAAAGTAGGGGCAATGCTTGCCAGCATACCCACCCCCGTGATCGGAGGCATGTTCCTGGTGATGTTCGGCGTTATTACGGCAGTGGGCATTTCCAATTTGCAG TACACAGATATGAACTCCTCCAGAAATATCTTTATCTTtggattttctgtatttgctggCCTCACAGTTCCCAACTGGGCAAGCAAAAATAGCGCACTGCTGGAAACAG GAATCATCCAGCTGGATCAGGTGATCCAGGTGCTTCTCACCACTGGCATGTTTGTGGGTGGACTCCTGGGGTTTATCCTCGATAACACCATTCCAG GAACACAGGAGGAGCGGGGTCTCCGGGCATGGAAGAACAGCCACAAGGGAGAGGTGGACAACTCTCGGCTCATTTCCAAGGTCTATGACCTTCCATTTGGCATAGGCACCACATATTGTGCTGTCTCTTGGTTTCGCTATCTCCCTGCTTGCCCCAAAAGACTATCTGGTGGCAAGAAAATGGATGAACTGAAGGCTGCCGGACAGGAAAGCAATGTTAAAGCAAGTTCAGAAAAAGACTCTGAGATAGGTGCTGATACAAGGATATAA
- the LOC104063811 gene encoding solute carrier family 23 member 1 isoform X2, translating to MGGLVAIPLILSKELCLQHDLLTQSHLISTIFFVSGICTLLQVLFGVRLPIIQGGTFAFLTPTLAMLSLPKWKCPAWTQNATLVNASSPEFIEVWQTRMREVQGAIIVASCFQIFVGFSGLIGFLMRFIGPLTIAPTITLVALPLFDSAGDEAGQHWGIAFMTISFIVLFSQYLKDVPVPLPSYQRGKRCHVSPVYLFQIFPVLLGLSLSWLLCYVLTVTDVLPADPTAYGHLARTDTRGDVLSQAPWFRLPYPGQWGVPTVSLAGIFGILAGVISSMLESVGDYYACARLSGAPPPPKHAISRGIGVEGIGCLLAGAWGTGNGTTSYSENVGALGITKVGSRMVIIAGACAMLLSGIFGKVGAMLASIPTPVIGGMFLVMFGVITAVGISNLQYTDMNSSRNIFIFGFSVFAGLTVPNWASKNSALLETGIIQLDQVIQVLLTTGMFVGGLLGFILDNTIPGTQEERGLRAWKNSHKGEVDNSRLISKVYDLPFGIGTTYCAVSWFRYLPACPKRLSGGKKMDELKAAGQESNVKASSEKDSEIGADTRI from the exons GTTGCCTATTATTCAAGGAGGGACTTTTGCATTCCTGACACCCACTCTGGCCATGCTGTCTCTCCCTAAGTGGAAATGCCCTGCCTGGACACAGAATGCCACCCTGGTGAATGCCTCTTCACCAGAGTTCATTGAAGTCTGGCAGACACGGATGCGAGAG GTGCAAGGAGCTATCATTGTAGCTTCctgctttcaaatatttgttgGATTTTCTGGCCTGATTGGATTTCTGATGAGGTTCATCGGCCCCCTGACAATTGCCCCCACCATCACCTTGGTTGCACTGCCGCTCTTTGACTCGGCTGGAGATGAggctgggcagcactggggcaTAGCATTCAT GACTATTTCTTTCATAGTCCTATTCTCTCAGTACCtgaaagatgtccctgtgcCACTGCCATCTTACCAGAGAGGCAAGAGGTGCCACGTCTCTCCAGTCTACCTCTTCCAGATCTTCCCG gtgctgctggggctCTCCCTGAGCTGGCTGCTCTGCTATGTGCTGACTGTGACCGACGTCCTCCCTGCGGACCCCACCGCCTATGGCCACCTGGCCCGGACAGACACACGCGGAGATGTTTTGTCCCAGGCTCCCTGGTTTCGGCTGCCTTATCCAG GTCAGTGGGGAGTGCCAACCGTCAGCCTGGCCGGGATATTTGGCATCTTAGCCGGAGTGATTTCCTCCATGCTGGAGTCCGTGGGAGATTACTACGCCTGTGCCCGCCTGTCTGGGGCTCCGCCACCGCCAAAGCATGCCATCAGCCGTGGGATAGGTGTGGAAGGCATTGGCTGCCTCCTGGCCGGGGCctgggggacagggaatggCACCACGTCATACAGCGAGAATGTGGGCGCCTTGGGCATCACCAAG GTAGGGAGTCGAATGGTGATCATTGCTGGTGCCTGTGCCATGCTCCTGAGCGGCATCTTTGGGAAAGTAGGGGCAATGCTTGCCAGCATACCCACCCCCGTGATCGGAGGCATGTTCCTGGTGATGTTCGGCGTTATTACGGCAGTGGGCATTTCCAATTTGCAG TACACAGATATGAACTCCTCCAGAAATATCTTTATCTTtggattttctgtatttgctggCCTCACAGTTCCCAACTGGGCAAGCAAAAATAGCGCACTGCTGGAAACAG GAATCATCCAGCTGGATCAGGTGATCCAGGTGCTTCTCACCACTGGCATGTTTGTGGGTGGACTCCTGGGGTTTATCCTCGATAACACCATTCCAG GAACACAGGAGGAGCGGGGTCTCCGGGCATGGAAGAACAGCCACAAGGGAGAGGTGGACAACTCTCGGCTCATTTCCAAGGTCTATGACCTTCCATTTGGCATAGGCACCACATATTGTGCTGTCTCTTGGTTTCGCTATCTCCCTGCTTGCCCCAAAAGACTATCTGGTGGCAAGAAAATGGATGAACTGAAGGCTGCCGGACAGGAAAGCAATGTTAAAGCAAGTTCAGAAAAAGACTCTGAGATAGGTGCTGATACAAGGATATAA